Proteins from a single region of Stigmatella erecta:
- a CDS encoding serine/threonine-protein kinase PknK yields MESSNGDIEALSQAGAEMVGRRYHIMNVVGRGGMGTVYQVRDRLSGIVALKRLHRSVEEIAHTSLRHQLPSKNTQPDIALGLADEFKVLTSLHHPHVISVLDYGFDDQQRPYYTMDLLTGARTITEAGKNQPHDVRVQLLAQVLQALAYMHRWGVIHRDLKPANVLVVDGQVKVLDFGLALAREGLDQRRTVGSPGFVAPELFEKKAASAASDLYSLGMIAYRLFAMPSGLGKNPGLSPDFGESPVGRFLQKLSAPNPYERFASAEEALTALTEATGQQIPTETQATRESFLQGARLVGREREQAWMEQLLDQTLTDRGSAWLIGGESGVGKSRLLDEVRTLALVRGAVAVRGQAVSSGGSLYHEWRSVLRWLVLWTEPTDHEASVLQPLVEDIEALLGRLVNEAPALEPEAAQGRLFAVVEDLFRRVPCRMVLILEDLQWMHAESLRLLTRIAAMARHLPLLVLGSFRDDERPGLAQELPMMDVIRLPRLRADAIAVLTESMIGPAGRSPQLVEMLQRETEGNPFFLVEVVRALAEETGQLDRIGTTPLPSKVFPGGMQQIIQRRLDKLNPAAIELLRLAAVIGRQIDVKVLRACASPLHINTWLSECASAAVLELFEGQWRFTHDKLREGVLANLPAFAEPLLHRQAAEAIESVYPEAQDWASALALHWGKAGELEKEARWSQRAGEQALVAYSCLEAIQYLERARALRKPAEGDALHLSVTQSYAMGRIEALLAEAAFQLGDTARCCAHAESALLYFDRHAATGEPGWSEGALAQIIQRMALPVLPTAFEMGPLEFTRPPIEAGRLLLRLTEIFIYAQDFPRLLWSGMRMLSLYEPLGPSPELARAYALMAVVASSIPQTRHVAEAWLARALEMAESLGSPVDLAFVLARRAVCGMPLGRWQELDGWLHRALALASELGDFRQVEEARGMLANACFYSGQYTTALEMTDQMQTSAHRRGAVQTQHWGAMIRVGPLLRLGRYAQAVANMEPEVSWFETCAGTSERIMAVGSLALAYLRMGNTSRALETAARTLETLHTLKPVAYWLQSGIASIAEVYFTLWEQAVAASSPDQEALAQGARATRRSLDTFSQTFPFAQAAAWLCRGMEAALSGNLSEAHQAWEEALASARRFSTPFEEGLAHFEMGRHLPLQDAERRNHLLRARELFSVLGAEGEMLRVQKELDRA; encoded by the coding sequence ATGGAAAGCAGCAACGGAGACATCGAAGCGCTCTCGCAGGCGGGCGCGGAGATGGTCGGACGGCGCTACCACATCATGAATGTCGTCGGCCGCGGCGGCATGGGCACGGTGTATCAAGTCCGGGACCGGCTCTCGGGGATCGTCGCGCTGAAGCGGCTGCACCGCTCGGTCGAAGAGATCGCCCACACGTCGCTGCGTCACCAGCTCCCCTCGAAGAACACCCAGCCCGACATCGCCCTGGGGCTGGCCGATGAGTTCAAGGTCCTCACGTCCCTGCACCACCCGCACGTCATCAGCGTGCTGGACTACGGGTTCGATGATCAGCAGCGCCCGTATTACACGATGGATCTGCTCACCGGCGCGCGGACCATCACCGAGGCGGGCAAGAACCAGCCCCACGACGTGCGCGTGCAGCTGCTGGCCCAGGTGCTCCAGGCGCTGGCCTACATGCACCGCTGGGGCGTCATCCACCGCGACCTCAAGCCCGCCAACGTGCTGGTCGTCGATGGCCAGGTGAAGGTGCTCGACTTCGGCCTGGCGCTGGCCCGCGAGGGGCTGGATCAGCGGCGGACCGTGGGCTCGCCGGGCTTCGTGGCCCCGGAGCTCTTCGAGAAGAAGGCAGCCTCGGCGGCCTCGGATCTCTACAGCCTGGGGATGATCGCCTACCGGCTGTTCGCCATGCCCAGCGGCCTGGGCAAGAACCCGGGGCTGTCCCCGGACTTCGGCGAGAGCCCCGTGGGGCGGTTCCTCCAGAAGCTCAGCGCCCCCAACCCCTACGAGCGCTTCGCCAGCGCCGAGGAGGCCCTCACCGCGCTGACCGAGGCCACTGGCCAGCAGATTCCCACCGAGACGCAGGCCACGCGCGAGAGCTTCCTGCAGGGCGCCCGCCTCGTGGGCCGCGAGCGGGAGCAGGCGTGGATGGAGCAGCTGCTCGACCAGACCCTCACCGACCGCGGCAGCGCGTGGCTCATCGGGGGCGAGAGCGGCGTGGGCAAGTCGCGGCTGCTGGACGAGGTGCGCACCCTGGCGCTCGTCCGCGGCGCCGTGGCCGTGCGCGGCCAGGCGGTGAGCAGTGGAGGAAGCCTCTACCACGAGTGGCGCTCGGTGCTGCGCTGGCTGGTGCTCTGGACCGAGCCGACGGACCACGAGGCCTCGGTGCTCCAGCCGCTGGTGGAGGACATCGAGGCGCTGCTCGGGCGGCTGGTGAACGAGGCCCCCGCGCTCGAGCCCGAGGCGGCCCAGGGCCGCCTGTTCGCGGTGGTGGAGGATCTCTTCCGGCGGGTGCCGTGCCGCATGGTGCTCATCCTGGAGGACCTGCAGTGGATGCACGCGGAGTCGCTGCGCCTGCTCACGCGCATCGCCGCCATGGCGCGGCACCTGCCCCTGCTCGTCCTGGGCAGCTTCCGGGACGATGAGCGGCCCGGGCTGGCGCAAGAGCTGCCCATGATGGATGTGATCCGCCTGCCCCGGCTGCGGGCGGACGCCATCGCGGTGCTCACCGAGTCGATGATTGGCCCCGCGGGCCGCTCGCCCCAGCTGGTGGAGATGCTGCAGCGCGAGACGGAAGGAAACCCCTTCTTCCTCGTGGAGGTGGTCCGCGCGCTGGCCGAGGAGACCGGACAGCTCGACCGGATCGGCACCACGCCCCTGCCCTCCAAGGTGTTCCCCGGCGGCATGCAGCAGATCATCCAGCGGCGGCTGGACAAGCTGAACCCCGCCGCCATCGAGCTGCTCCGGCTGGCGGCCGTCATCGGGCGTCAGATCGACGTGAAGGTCCTTCGCGCGTGCGCCTCCCCCCTCCACATCAACACCTGGCTGAGCGAGTGCGCGAGCGCCGCGGTGCTGGAGCTCTTCGAGGGGCAGTGGCGCTTCACGCACGACAAGCTGCGCGAGGGCGTGCTGGCGAACCTGCCCGCGTTCGCCGAGCCCCTGCTGCACCGCCAGGCCGCGGAGGCCATCGAGTCCGTGTACCCGGAGGCCCAGGACTGGGCCTCCGCGCTGGCGCTCCACTGGGGCAAGGCCGGTGAGCTGGAGAAGGAGGCGCGCTGGTCCCAGCGGGCCGGTGAGCAGGCCCTCGTGGCCTACTCCTGCCTGGAGGCCATCCAGTACCTGGAGCGGGCCCGGGCGCTGCGCAAGCCCGCCGAGGGCGATGCGTTGCACCTGTCCGTCACGCAGAGCTACGCGATGGGCCGCATCGAGGCGCTGCTCGCGGAGGCCGCGTTCCAGCTGGGGGACACGGCGCGCTGCTGCGCGCATGCCGAGAGCGCCCTGCTCTACTTCGACCGGCATGCGGCCACCGGTGAGCCGGGCTGGAGCGAAGGCGCCCTGGCGCAGATCATCCAGCGGATGGCCCTGCCGGTGCTCCCCACGGCCTTCGAAATGGGGCCCCTGGAGTTCACCCGGCCCCCCATCGAGGCGGGGCGGCTGCTGCTGCGCCTCACGGAGATCTTCATCTACGCCCAGGACTTCCCGCGCCTGCTCTGGTCCGGGATGCGCATGCTCAGCCTCTACGAGCCGCTCGGCCCCTCGCCGGAGCTGGCGCGCGCCTACGCGCTGATGGCCGTGGTGGCCTCCAGCATTCCCCAGACGCGCCACGTCGCCGAGGCGTGGCTCGCCCGCGCGCTGGAGATGGCCGAATCGCTGGGCTCCCCGGTGGACCTGGCGTTCGTGCTGGCCCGCCGCGCGGTCTGCGGCATGCCCCTGGGGCGCTGGCAGGAGCTCGACGGGTGGCTCCACCGGGCCCTGGCCCTGGCCTCCGAGCTGGGAGACTTCCGGCAGGTGGAAGAGGCGCGCGGCATGCTCGCCAACGCGTGCTTCTACAGTGGCCAGTACACCACCGCCCTGGAGATGACGGACCAGATGCAGACGTCCGCGCACCGCCGCGGCGCCGTGCAGACGCAGCACTGGGGCGCGATGATCCGTGTGGGCCCCCTGCTGCGGCTGGGCCGCTACGCGCAGGCGGTGGCCAACATGGAGCCGGAGGTCTCCTGGTTCGAGACCTGCGCCGGCACCTCGGAGCGCATCATGGCCGTGGGCTCGCTCGCGCTGGCCTACCTGCGGATGGGCAACACCTCACGCGCGCTCGAGACGGCCGCCCGGACGCTGGAGACGCTGCACACCCTCAAGCCCGTGGCGTACTGGCTCCAGAGCGGTATCGCCTCGATCGCCGAGGTGTACTTCACCCTCTGGGAGCAGGCCGTGGCCGCCTCCTCACCCGATCAGGAGGCGCTCGCACAGGGAGCGCGGGCCACGCGGCGGAGCCTGGACACCTTCTCGCAGACCTTTCCCTTCGCTCAGGCCGCCGCCTGGCTCTGCCGCGGCATGGAAGCCGCCCTGTCGGGCAACCTCAGCGAGGCCCATCAGGCCTGGGAGGAGGCCCTGGCCTCCGCGCGGCGGTTCTCCACGCCCTTCGAGGAGGGGCTGGCCCACTTCGAGATGGGCCGCCACCTGCCGCTGCAGGACGCCGAACGGCGAAACCACCTGCTGCGGGCCCGGGAGCTCTTCTCGGTCCTGGGGGCCGAGGGCGAAATGCTCCGGGTCCAGAAGGAGCTCGACCGAGCATGA
- a CDS encoding spermidine synthase encodes MGRYAFTLFTSAFLLFGVQPLVGKFALPWFGGTPAVWTACMLFFQAALLAGYAYAHGLVTRFPPRRQAQLHLGLLALAVGVLAGRALLTGSPVAPGLEWRPDGVEGLTGRLLAMLAATIGLPFFVLSTSAPLLQSWFARARPGTSPYRLYALSNAGSLLGLLSYPFLVEPLVPRSLQGWAWGAGFVVFAAGCAACAWDMKGRVGEAAPSEAVAEDTEETERPGAGRTVLWLGLSACASVLLLATTNQLSQDVAAGPFLWVLPLAIYLLTFILAFEREALYSRAFFSLLLVVAVGGVTRVVLEGPHTPLVLQLLAYCGALLAGCMVCHGELYRLRPAPRHLSAFFLCVSIGGVLGGAFVSLGAPHLFLTFAEYPLALTACCLVALVAMVVHPTGEELTGRWRRMLRIFMLAFVVVGLGVSVVDFRREIRLTARNFFGVVQVLEQGRDDAAKHRFTLKHGAIVHGVQYTEPERRKQPMSYFTRESGLGLAIAEHRRLREVLGLPEGLRIGVLGLGIGSSAALAQAGDRVRFYEINPKIISLAQGEGGYFSYLSDASARIDIVEGDARIALEQELERQEPQGFDVLAVDVFSSDSIPVHLLTEEAVAVYRQHLAPHGVLALHISNAHLDLVPITLAHAQAFRMHATLVVYEPKDASARSVWVILSPDAEFSWSSTFRGAVASVRRLELEGPPSLTWTDERGSVLPLLRRGGWVTEAREVLLPRAP; translated from the coding sequence ATGGGTCGGTACGCCTTCACGCTGTTTACCAGCGCCTTTCTGCTTTTTGGGGTTCAACCCTTGGTGGGGAAGTTCGCACTGCCCTGGTTTGGCGGGACTCCGGCGGTGTGGACCGCCTGCATGCTGTTCTTCCAGGCCGCGCTCCTGGCGGGCTACGCCTATGCGCATGGGCTGGTGACGCGGTTTCCGCCCCGGCGTCAGGCGCAGCTCCACCTGGGCTTGCTTGCTCTGGCGGTGGGAGTGCTGGCGGGGCGCGCCTTGCTGACAGGCTCGCCCGTGGCCCCGGGGCTGGAGTGGCGTCCCGACGGTGTGGAGGGGCTCACGGGCCGCCTGCTGGCGATGCTGGCGGCGACCATCGGCTTGCCGTTCTTCGTGCTGTCCACCTCGGCCCCCCTGCTGCAGAGCTGGTTTGCCCGCGCCCGGCCTGGCACCTCGCCGTACCGGCTGTATGCCCTGTCCAACGCGGGCTCGCTGCTGGGGCTGTTGAGCTACCCCTTCCTGGTCGAGCCCCTGGTGCCGAGATCCCTCCAGGGCTGGGCGTGGGGCGCGGGGTTTGTCGTCTTCGCCGCCGGGTGTGCGGCCTGTGCGTGGGACATGAAGGGCCGGGTGGGGGAGGCGGCGCCCTCGGAAGCGGTGGCCGAGGACACGGAGGAGACGGAACGGCCGGGGGCGGGGCGCACCGTGCTGTGGCTGGGGCTGAGCGCCTGCGCGTCCGTGCTGCTGCTGGCCACGACGAACCAGCTCTCGCAGGACGTGGCGGCGGGCCCCTTCCTGTGGGTGCTGCCCCTGGCGATCTACCTGCTCACCTTCATCCTCGCCTTCGAGCGGGAGGCGCTCTACTCGCGCGCCTTCTTCTCCCTGCTCCTCGTGGTCGCCGTGGGCGGGGTGACGCGGGTGGTGCTGGAGGGGCCGCACACCCCGCTGGTGCTCCAGCTCCTGGCGTACTGCGGCGCGCTGCTGGCGGGCTGCATGGTGTGTCACGGGGAGCTGTACCGCTTGCGGCCCGCCCCCCGTCACCTGAGCGCCTTCTTCCTGTGCGTGTCCATCGGCGGGGTGCTGGGGGGCGCGTTCGTCAGCCTCGGGGCGCCCCACCTGTTCCTCACCTTCGCCGAGTACCCGCTGGCGTTGACGGCGTGCTGCCTGGTGGCGCTGGTGGCCATGGTGGTGCACCCCACGGGCGAGGAGCTGACGGGGCGGTGGCGGCGGATGCTGCGCATCTTCATGCTCGCCTTCGTGGTGGTGGGGCTGGGCGTGTCGGTGGTGGATTTCCGGCGGGAGATCCGGCTGACGGCGCGGAACTTCTTCGGCGTGGTGCAGGTGCTGGAGCAGGGGCGGGACGATGCCGCCAAGCACCGCTTCACGCTCAAGCACGGTGCCATCGTCCACGGCGTCCAGTACACCGAGCCGGAGCGGCGCAAGCAGCCCATGTCCTACTTCACGCGGGAGAGCGGGCTGGGGCTGGCCATCGCCGAGCACCGCCGCCTGCGCGAGGTGCTGGGGCTTCCCGAGGGCCTGCGCATCGGCGTGCTGGGCCTGGGCATTGGCTCCAGCGCCGCCCTGGCCCAGGCCGGGGACCGGGTGCGCTTCTATGAGATCAACCCGAAGATCATCTCCCTGGCGCAAGGGGAGGGGGGCTACTTCAGCTACCTGAGCGATGCCTCCGCCCGTATCGACATCGTGGAGGGGGATGCGCGCATCGCGCTGGAGCAGGAGCTGGAGCGCCAGGAGCCCCAGGGCTTCGATGTGCTCGCGGTGGACGTGTTCAGCTCGGACTCCATTCCAGTGCACCTGCTCACGGAGGAAGCCGTGGCGGTCTACCGCCAGCACCTGGCGCCCCATGGGGTGCTGGCCCTGCACATCAGCAACGCCCACCTGGATCTGGTGCCCATCACGCTCGCCCATGCCCAGGCGTTCCGGATGCACGCCACGCTCGTGGTCTACGAGCCCAAGGATGCGTCGGCGCGCAGCGTGTGGGTGATTCTCAGTCCGGATGCGGAGTTCTCCTGGAGCAGCACCTTCCGCGGGGCGGTGGCGAGCGTGCGCCGGCTGGAGCTGGAGGGGCCGCCGTCGCTCACCTGGACGGACGAGCGGGGCAGCGTGCTGCCCCTGCTCCGGCGGGGAGGCTGGGTGACCGAGGCCCGGGAAGTCCTCCTGCCCCGCGCGCCCTGA
- the thiC gene encoding phosphomethylpyrimidine synthase ThiC, which produces MSGASKSLKVDGKVLEGITRGPLPASHKVYVPGELHAGLRVPMREIHQTSTHHGHGPEARVTPNPSVFVYDSSGPYTDPEARIDLREGLLALREEWIAARGDTEALAGITSEYGRTRDQDPRLAGLRFGHRRKPRVAKPGANVTQLHYARRGVVTPEMEYVAVRENLKVEASLAAQHPGQSWGAAIPRRITPEFVRDEVARGRAIIPANINHPELEPMIIGRNFLVKINANIGNSAVTSSIEEEVEKMVWSIRWGADTVMDLSTGRNIHETREWILRNAPVPIGTVPIYQALEKVGGKAEELTWALYRDTLIEQCEQGVDYFTIHAGVRLAYIPLTARRLTGIVSRGGSILAKWCLAHHQENFLYTHFEEICEILKAYDVSFSLGDGLRPGSIADANDAAQFGELETLGELTQVAWKHDVQVMIEGPGHVPMHLIQENMTKQLAVCGEAPFYTLGPLTTDIAPGYDHFTSGIGAAMIGWFGTAMLCYVTPKEHLGLPDRDDVKEGVITYKIAAHAADLAKGHPGAQARDNALSKARFEFRWEDQFNLSLDPERARAFHDETLPAEGAKVAHFCSMCGPQFCSMKITQEVRDSARETGLAEKSEEFKQGGGQLYR; this is translated from the coding sequence ATGAGCGGAGCGTCCAAGAGTCTCAAGGTCGATGGCAAGGTCCTGGAGGGCATCACCCGGGGGCCCCTGCCCGCCTCCCACAAGGTCTACGTGCCGGGGGAGCTTCACGCCGGGCTGCGCGTGCCCATGCGGGAGATCCACCAGACGTCCACCCACCATGGCCACGGCCCGGAGGCGAGGGTAACGCCCAACCCGTCTGTCTTCGTGTACGACTCCAGCGGCCCGTACACGGATCCGGAGGCCCGCATCGACCTGCGCGAGGGGCTGCTGGCCCTGCGCGAGGAGTGGATCGCCGCCCGGGGGGACACCGAGGCGCTGGCGGGCATCACCTCCGAGTACGGCCGCACCCGGGATCAGGATCCGCGCCTGGCGGGGCTGCGCTTCGGCCACCGGCGCAAGCCCCGGGTGGCGAAGCCGGGCGCCAACGTCACGCAGCTGCACTACGCGCGCCGGGGCGTGGTGACGCCGGAGATGGAGTACGTGGCGGTGCGGGAGAACCTGAAGGTGGAGGCCTCGCTGGCCGCGCAGCACCCGGGCCAGTCCTGGGGCGCGGCCATTCCCCGGCGCATCACCCCTGAGTTCGTGCGGGACGAGGTGGCGCGGGGCCGCGCCATCATCCCCGCGAACATCAACCACCCGGAGCTGGAGCCGATGATCATCGGCCGCAACTTCCTGGTGAAGATCAACGCCAACATCGGCAACTCCGCCGTCACCTCCTCCATCGAGGAGGAGGTGGAGAAGATGGTGTGGTCCATCCGCTGGGGCGCGGACACGGTGATGGACCTGTCCACGGGCCGCAACATCCACGAGACGCGCGAGTGGATCCTCCGCAACGCGCCGGTGCCCATCGGCACGGTGCCCATCTACCAGGCCCTGGAGAAGGTGGGGGGCAAGGCCGAGGAGCTGACGTGGGCGCTCTACCGCGACACCCTCATCGAGCAGTGCGAGCAGGGCGTGGACTACTTCACCATCCACGCGGGCGTGCGCCTGGCGTACATCCCGCTCACCGCCCGGCGGCTCACCGGCATCGTCAGCCGCGGCGGCTCCATCCTGGCCAAGTGGTGCCTGGCGCACCACCAGGAGAACTTCCTCTACACGCACTTCGAGGAGATCTGCGAGATCCTCAAGGCCTACGACGTCAGCTTCAGCCTGGGGGACGGCCTGCGCCCCGGCTCCATCGCGGACGCCAACGACGCGGCCCAGTTCGGCGAGCTGGAGACGCTGGGCGAGCTGACCCAGGTGGCCTGGAAGCACGACGTGCAGGTGATGATCGAGGGCCCGGGCCACGTGCCCATGCACCTCATCCAGGAGAACATGACCAAGCAGCTCGCCGTGTGTGGCGAGGCGCCGTTCTACACGCTGGGGCCGCTGACGACGGACATCGCGCCTGGGTATGACCACTTCACCAGCGGCATCGGCGCGGCGATGATCGGCTGGTTCGGCACGGCGATGCTCTGCTACGTCACCCCCAAGGAGCACCTGGGGCTGCCGGACCGGGACGACGTGAAGGAAGGCGTCATCACCTACAAGATCGCCGCCCACGCCGCGGATCTGGCCAAGGGCCACCCCGGGGCGCAGGCGCGGGACAACGCCCTGTCCAAGGCCCGCTTCGAGTTCCGCTGGGAGGACCAGTTCAACCTGTCGCTGGACCCCGAGCGCGCCCGGGCCTTCCATGACGAGACGCTGCCGGCCGAGGGCGCCAAGGTGGCCCACTTCTGCTCCATGTGCGGCCCGCAGTTCTGCTCCATGAAAATCACCCAGGAGGTGCGCGACTCCGCGCGGGAGACCGGACTGGCCGAGAAGAGCGAGGAATTCAAGCAGGGCGGCGGCCAGCTCTATCGCTGA
- a CDS encoding DUF4870 domain-containing protein: MEPQYTGSQFLTGSPVPTQDEKTWGMLAHLSALVAGIFGFPFLGPLIVMLTKGKESQWVESHAKEALNFQITVTAAIWISAALMLCVVGFLLLPVIGLAALILTILAGIKANNGEMYRYPATVRLVK; encoded by the coding sequence ATGGAGCCGCAGTACACGGGGTCGCAGTTTCTGACCGGTTCGCCGGTGCCGACCCAGGACGAGAAGACGTGGGGCATGCTGGCGCACCTCAGTGCGCTGGTCGCAGGCATTTTCGGTTTCCCCTTTCTGGGCCCACTCATCGTGATGCTCACCAAGGGGAAGGAGTCGCAGTGGGTGGAGAGCCACGCGAAGGAGGCCCTGAACTTCCAGATCACCGTCACGGCGGCCATCTGGATCTCCGCGGCCCTCATGCTGTGCGTGGTGGGCTTCCTGCTGCTGCCCGTCATCGGCCTCGCGGCCCTGATCCTCACCATCCTCGCCGGCATCAAGGCGAACAATGGGGAGATGTACCGCTACCCGGCCACGGTCCGGCTGGTGAAGTAG
- the moaA gene encoding GTP 3',8-cyclase MoaA — MRSPVSPRDPLAPPLLDAQGRRMTYLRLSVTDRCNFRCTYCSPASWGGKKDLLTAQEFERIVSVFARMGIQRVRLTGGEPLIRPDILDIARALSALPGVERVAITTNASHLERLAVPLREAGVSQLNISLDTLQPETFRRISKQGDFAATLRGIDAAAAAGFASLKLNVVVMRGVNEHEAAALVAYSHARGIIPRFIELMPFGQGEPVPSAELVAQLQASGLPLEEEPVEARTQVSTSGPARYWRAPGGQVGFISPLTQNFCGGCNRVRVASNGDLRSCLGGRAQAPLHQLIRGGASDPELALAIRQALGEKPEGHRFTETGNAATLLPMMGIGG, encoded by the coding sequence ATGCGCTCCCCCGTCAGCCCGCGTGACCCGCTCGCGCCCCCGCTTCTGGATGCCCAGGGCCGGAGGATGACGTACCTGCGCCTGAGCGTGACGGACCGGTGCAACTTCCGCTGCACGTACTGCTCGCCTGCCTCGTGGGGCGGCAAGAAGGACCTGCTCACCGCCCAGGAGTTCGAGCGCATCGTCTCCGTCTTCGCGCGCATGGGCATCCAGCGCGTGCGGCTGACCGGTGGCGAGCCCCTCATCCGGCCGGACATCCTGGACATTGCCCGGGCCCTGTCCGCCCTGCCAGGCGTGGAGCGGGTGGCCATCACCACCAACGCCAGCCACCTGGAGCGCCTGGCCGTCCCACTGCGTGAGGCGGGCGTGAGCCAGCTCAACATCAGCCTGGACACGCTCCAGCCGGAGACCTTCCGGCGCATCTCCAAGCAGGGGGATTTCGCCGCCACGCTGCGCGGCATCGACGCAGCCGCCGCGGCGGGCTTCGCCTCGCTCAAGCTCAACGTCGTCGTCATGCGGGGCGTGAACGAGCACGAGGCCGCCGCGCTGGTGGCGTATTCCCACGCGCGGGGCATCATCCCCCGCTTCATCGAGCTGATGCCCTTTGGCCAGGGCGAGCCCGTGCCCAGCGCCGAGTTGGTGGCCCAGCTCCAGGCCTCCGGCCTCCCGCTGGAAGAGGAGCCCGTGGAGGCGCGCACGCAGGTGAGCACCTCGGGACCGGCCCGCTACTGGCGCGCGCCCGGGGGCCAGGTGGGCTTCATCTCCCCGCTGACCCAGAACTTCTGCGGCGGGTGCAACCGCGTCCGGGTGGCCTCCAATGGCGATCTGCGCAGCTGCCTGGGAGGACGCGCCCAGGCGCCCCTGCACCAGCTCATCCGGGGAGGCGCCTCGGACCCGGAGCTGGCGCTGGCCATCCGGCAGGCCCTGGGCGAGAAGCCCGAGGGCCACCGTTTCACCGAGACCGGCAACGCCGCCACGCTGCTGCCCATGATGGGCATTGGCGGCTGA
- a CDS encoding HD-GYP domain-containing protein, with amino-acid sequence MEAIPPAPPRILIVDDDDSVRDVISVLLAEEGYNCVVANGAEMALDVAGEAETPLVISDMKMPGKDGLWLLDNLRERLPDTSVIMLTGYGDTESAVDCLRRGAVDYLLKPPKLTDLIRAIERALAKRRIELARKRYQKKLERKVRDRTAELRTAFKDIANTYQNTLLALVAALDAREHETSDHSQRVVSYTSAIANIMGIQGKELEEIGRGALLHDIGKIGVPDAVLLKPGKLTPDEWMEMRKHPDIGFQMIQNIPFLSTPAQIVLSHQERWDGAGYPRNLQKHEIHVGARIFAVADTLDAMTSDRPYRKGTTFANAIQEIKRCANTQFDPEVVRAFLDIGEEGLVRIKMEMAERKLKPLEAEVRAQEAEAELERLTDDDDLELTPVPSAPSLSGNKVA; translated from the coding sequence GTGGAAGCCATTCCTCCTGCCCCGCCCCGAATTTTGATCGTCGATGACGATGACTCCGTCCGCGACGTCATCTCTGTCCTTCTCGCGGAGGAGGGCTACAACTGCGTCGTCGCCAATGGCGCCGAGATGGCGCTGGATGTCGCGGGCGAGGCAGAGACCCCGCTCGTCATCAGCGACATGAAGATGCCGGGCAAGGACGGGCTCTGGCTGCTGGACAACCTGCGCGAGCGGCTCCCGGACACCTCGGTCATCATGCTGACCGGCTACGGGGACACGGAGTCCGCGGTGGACTGTCTGCGCCGGGGCGCGGTGGACTACCTGCTCAAGCCACCCAAGCTGACGGACCTCATCCGGGCCATCGAGCGCGCGCTGGCCAAGCGCCGCATCGAGCTGGCGCGCAAGCGCTACCAGAAGAAGCTCGAGCGCAAGGTGCGCGACAGGACCGCCGAGTTGCGCACGGCCTTCAAGGACATCGCCAACACCTACCAGAACACCCTGCTGGCGCTGGTGGCCGCGCTCGATGCGCGCGAGCACGAGACGTCGGACCACTCCCAGCGGGTGGTCTCCTATACCTCGGCCATCGCCAACATCATGGGCATCCAGGGCAAGGAGCTGGAGGAGATTGGCCGCGGCGCGCTCCTGCACGACATCGGGAAGATCGGCGTGCCGGACGCGGTGCTGCTCAAGCCGGGCAAGCTCACCCCGGACGAGTGGATGGAGATGCGCAAGCATCCGGACATCGGCTTCCAGATGATCCAGAACATCCCCTTCCTCTCCACCCCCGCGCAGATCGTCCTCTCGCACCAGGAGCGGTGGGACGGCGCGGGCTACCCGCGCAACCTCCAGAAGCACGAGATTCACGTCGGCGCGCGCATCTTCGCGGTGGCCGACACGCTGGACGCGATGACGAGCGACCGGCCCTACCGCAAGGGCACCACGTTCGCCAACGCCATCCAGGAGATCAAACGCTGCGCCAACACGCAGTTCGATCCCGAGGTGGTCCGCGCGTTCCTCGACATCGGCGAGGAGGGGCTGGTCCGCATCAAGATGGAGATGGCCGAGCGCAAGCTGAAGCCCCTGGAGGCCGAGGTCCGGGCCCAGGAGGCCGAGGCCGAGCTGGAGCGGCTCACCGATGACGACGATCTGGAGCTGACACCGGTTCCGTCCGCACCATCACTGTCCGGTAACAAGGTCGCTTGA